One Desulfonatronovibrio hydrogenovorans DSM 9292 DNA segment encodes these proteins:
- a CDS encoding sigma-54-dependent transcriptional regulator gives MFDNTSLKLLLVDDEERFRTTLAKRLQGKGFETADVGSGTQALEYIKDNPVDVIILDIKMPGMDGIETLAQVKQITPGIEVILLTGHGTVDTAIEGMRAGAYDYLMKPCEIEDLIDKISRAFEVKKERDTRLKQAEERSRLDKLEKAVRF, from the coding sequence ATGTTTGACAATACAAGTCTAAAACTGCTTCTGGTGGATGACGAGGAAAGATTCAGGACCACACTGGCTAAAAGATTGCAGGGCAAAGGTTTTGAGACTGCTGATGTAGGCAGTGGCACACAGGCCCTTGAGTACATCAAGGATAACCCGGTGGATGTGATCATACTGGACATCAAGATGCCGGGTATGGATGGAATTGAGACTTTGGCCCAGGTCAAGCAGATCACTCCGGGCATTGAAGTTATTCTTCTGACCGGGCACGGTACAGTGGATACGGCCATTGAAGGCATGCGGGCCGGAGCGTATGATTATCTCATGAAGCCCTGTGAAATCGAAGACCTTATAGACAAGATCAGCAGGGCCTTTGAAGTTAAAAAGGAACGGGATACCAGGCTTAAGCAGGCTGAGGAAAGAAGCCGCCTGGACAAGCTGGAAAAGGCTGTAAGATTTTAA
- a CDS encoding sensor histidine kinase, translating to MKRNIKGASVYSAKLRWHIIISYCLAAVISLGLIAGTIYFQYRSAITERATARLVSIVMEHKGAIENFLFELANTMRMVTLLEQYDQLKQQEVLEQVYAVLEKEYDFAFEDLGVLDLEGNHLAYVGPYDLMDKNYRESPWFQEVLEKDLVISNVFLGFRQVPHFIIAIKQTNGQETWVLRATVNAVKFASLVEYVRFGRTGFAYIVSSDGHYQTRSREGFRVMDQVSPGLLDLSMFEGVNFWKLNQEDRSFFRAKTWIKDNDWLLVVEQDVDDIYGELYPLRQNSLIIFALGGALLVLLTLLTMKILLRRVKLIDSEKQLLDEQLIQSQKLASIGQLSAGIAHEINNPLAIIGEEAGWIQDILKRDNMQDIPERDELTDSLREISQQAKRCRRITHKLLSFSRKMDSTIRDVDMNLLIDEVAALREREAKLYSIKFVRDYEKDLPIIKTDSSQLRQVFFNLINNAMDAIQKDGEICITTSKNKDDSVAVSISDTGPGIPSENLLRIFDPFFTTKEPGKGTGLGLSICHGIIEKLGGTIFVASKVGHGTTFTVRLPKNPDLALVKIKNDKI from the coding sequence ATGAAAAGAAACATTAAAGGGGCAAGCGTTTACAGTGCAAAGCTGCGCTGGCACATCATCATTTCTTACTGCTTAGCTGCTGTCATTTCACTGGGACTCATTGCCGGGACCATATATTTTCAGTATCGAAGCGCAATCACAGAAAGGGCAACTGCCAGGCTGGTATCCATAGTCATGGAGCATAAGGGGGCCATTGAGAATTTTCTCTTTGAGCTGGCCAATACCATGCGCATGGTCACCTTGCTCGAACAGTACGACCAGCTGAAACAGCAGGAAGTTCTGGAACAGGTTTATGCGGTCCTGGAAAAGGAGTATGATTTTGCCTTTGAAGACCTTGGAGTCCTGGACTTGGAAGGCAATCACCTGGCTTATGTCGGGCCTTACGACCTGATGGACAAGAATTACAGGGAATCTCCATGGTTTCAGGAGGTCCTGGAAAAAGACCTGGTTATCAGCAATGTGTTTCTGGGCTTCAGGCAGGTACCGCATTTCATCATAGCCATCAAACAGACCAATGGCCAGGAAACCTGGGTGCTCAGGGCTACGGTCAATGCAGTCAAGTTTGCATCCCTGGTGGAATACGTCCGTTTCGGCCGGACAGGCTTTGCCTACATCGTCAGCAGCGACGGTCATTACCAGACCAGGTCCAGAGAGGGATTCAGGGTCATGGATCAGGTCAGTCCCGGTCTTCTTGACCTGAGCATGTTTGAAGGAGTCAATTTCTGGAAACTGAACCAGGAAGACAGGAGTTTTTTCAGGGCCAAGACCTGGATCAAGGACAATGACTGGCTGCTGGTTGTGGAGCAGGATGTGGATGATATTTACGGAGAGCTTTATCCATTGAGGCAGAATTCCCTCATCATCTTTGCCCTGGGTGGTGCGCTACTGGTCCTTCTTACTTTGCTGACCATGAAGATACTCCTGCGCCGGGTCAAGCTGATTGACTCTGAAAAGCAGCTTCTGGACGAGCAGCTTATCCAGTCTCAGAAACTGGCATCCATTGGACAGCTTTCTGCAGGCATTGCCCATGAGATCAACAACCCCCTGGCCATAATCGGGGAAGAAGCAGGATGGATTCAGGATATTCTCAAACGTGACAACATGCAGGATATCCCTGAACGTGACGAACTGACGGACTCTCTGCGGGAGATAAGCCAGCAGGCAAAAAGATGCAGGAGAATCACCCATAAGCTTCTGAGTTTTTCCAGGAAAATGGATTCCACCATCCGCGATGTGGATATGAACCTGCTCATTGATGAGGTTGCAGCCCTTAGAGAGCGTGAAGCCAAGCTGTATTCCATCAAGTTTGTCAGGGATTATGAAAAGGATCTGCCCATAATCAAGACTGACTCATCCCAACTCAGGCAGGTTTTTTTCAATCTTATCAATAATGCCATGGATGCCATTCAGAAGGATGGGGAGATCTGCATAACAACCAGTAAGAACAAGGACGATTCAGTAGCGGTGTCCATCAGCGATACAGGTCCAGGCATTCCCAGTGAAAACCTGCTCCGGATATTTGATCCTTTTTTCACCACCAAGGAGCCGGGCAAAGGTACAGGCCTGGGTTTGTCCATCTGTCATGGAATAATTGAAAAGCTTGGAGGAACAATTTTTGTGGCCAGCAAGGTCGGGCATGGGACCACCTTTACAGTAAGACTTCCTAAAAACCCCGACCTGGCACTGGTCAAGATAAAGAATGATAAAATTTGA
- a CDS encoding sensor histidine kinase, protein MSQSEVRRPATGRKPYGKAPEKMPVKNVHQESLATHHRRFKRGILLCLFLTYLFPIIILSVYFHYKSSAGMLQSSKLQLVAEVEARKNTIDLFMQKRVVNMFNLFHMEGFSLSPTQERMESYLDNLIRSDDAFVDVGLINPLGIQTEYAGPYSNLKGKNYGREEWYIRLINQEKSYIITDLYMGLRQEPHFTVGVRQLVDGEYHVIRASVYPDKLLGLIHAQDSGSQFRGFLVNQKGVFQVGDHGLGNLLEPAYYVPDFNDPAGVVEMDWDGSPVLVAHTWLQEVPWCLVVIQPKDVAFEEMASIRNTMILGTIVLVLVIMVFIWLVVTRLLNRTRDLDQERHELKGQLYHAHKMVSVGQLVGEVAHEINNPLAIIDSESGIIRDMLDPEMGLDASPEAIRKELDQIDKAVMRARAITQEILSFVRKSEPKIEECDLNQLIDDVVSGMKEQEFKVSDILLIKEKEESLPKIQVDPDLMRQVLLNLLNNAGDAVEKGDTITLKTSQDQGYVKVTVSDTGSGMTPDQLEKIFTPFFTTKKAGQGTGLGLPICLNIVQGFGGRIEVQSSPGQGTSFSVFLPVPGKNSLDKDNSGNPS, encoded by the coding sequence ATGTCGCAGTCCGAAGTCAGGCGTCCGGCAACAGGGCGCAAACCTTACGGGAAGGCTCCTGAAAAGATGCCCGTGAAAAACGTTCATCAGGAGTCCTTGGCAACCCACCATCGCCGGTTCAAGCGCGGTATTCTGCTCTGCCTTTTTCTGACCTACCTCTTTCCTATTATCATCCTGTCGGTTTATTTTCACTACAAGTCCAGCGCAGGTATGCTTCAAAGCAGCAAGCTGCAGCTTGTTGCTGAAGTAGAGGCCAGAAAGAACACAATTGATCTGTTCATGCAGAAGCGGGTTGTGAATATGTTCAACCTGTTTCACATGGAAGGTTTTTCCCTTAGTCCGACTCAGGAAAGAATGGAGTCCTACCTGGACAATCTGATTCGGTCCGATGACGCCTTTGTTGATGTCGGGCTGATCAATCCCCTTGGAATTCAGACCGAATATGCAGGACCATACTCCAATCTCAAGGGTAAGAACTATGGTCGTGAAGAGTGGTATATAAGACTCATCAACCAGGAAAAGAGCTATATCATAACTGACCTGTACATGGGTCTGCGGCAGGAGCCCCATTTTACCGTAGGGGTCAGGCAGCTGGTGGACGGAGAATATCATGTGATCAGGGCCAGCGTGTACCCTGACAAACTGCTGGGACTGATCCATGCTCAAGACAGCGGCAGCCAGTTCCGGGGGTTCCTGGTCAATCAAAAGGGAGTGTTTCAGGTTGGAGATCATGGCCTTGGGAACCTTCTGGAGCCTGCTTATTATGTGCCGGACTTTAATGATCCGGCCGGGGTAGTTGAGATGGACTGGGATGGTTCGCCTGTTCTCGTGGCACACACCTGGCTTCAGGAGGTTCCATGGTGTCTGGTCGTGATTCAGCCAAAGGACGTGGCCTTTGAAGAAATGGCTTCAATCCGCAATACCATGATCCTCGGGACCATTGTTCTGGTTCTGGTGATCATGGTCTTTATCTGGCTTGTGGTAACCAGACTTCTTAACAGGACCAGGGACCTGGATCAGGAGCGCCATGAACTAAAAGGACAGCTCTATCATGCCCATAAGATGGTGTCTGTGGGCCAGCTGGTGGGGGAAGTGGCCCATGAAATCAACAATCCGCTGGCTATCATTGATTCCGAGTCGGGTATTATAAGGGATATGCTTGATCCAGAAATGGGCCTGGATGCCTCTCCAGAGGCTATCCGCAAGGAGCTGGACCAGATAGACAAGGCAGTCATGAGGGCCAGGGCCATTACCCAGGAAATACTCAGTTTTGTCCGCAAATCTGAGCCAAAAATCGAAGAGTGCGATCTGAATCAGCTGATTGATGATGTGGTTTCCGGAATGAAGGAGCAGGAGTTTAAGGTCTCTGACATCTTACTGATTAAGGAAAAGGAGGAGAGTCTGCCTAAAATTCAGGTTGATCCTGACCTCATGAGGCAGGTCCTGCTTAACCTGTTGAATAATGCCGGCGATGCCGTGGAAAAGGGGGACACCATCACCCTGAAGACTTCTCAGGACCAGGGATATGTCAAAGTGACAGTATCTGATACCGGATCCGGCATGACTCCTGACCAGCTTGAAAAGATATTCACTCCCTTTTTTACCACCAAGAAAGCTGGTCAGGGCACTGGTCTGGGGCTGCCCATCTGCTTGAATATTGTCCAGGGATTTGGTGGCCGGATAGAGGTTCAAAGCAGCCCGGGACAGGGAACGTCTTTTTCAGTCTTTCTGCCGGTTCCTGGAAAAAACAGCCTGGACAAGGATAATTCGGGTAATCCATCCTGA
- a CDS encoding sensor histidine kinase, translating into MADHYQPTYSWIRRHITLVIFLVLFIPFLLVVTLVYFTGYQYIKKCISEQAGFTLHDTAVELRSEVDSQITGLIKTLTFIAEAETLDGLRDEENLKNVFARLERESGQVFQDLAVLSSQGEVISSVLPYGMEQFDYSREKWFDRACMDKFIVSDVYPDSRMNPFFVVTARHDRCDDSAILRASVNGLWLSSFVEDVRIGKTGEAFIINRQGAAQTRSRMGKDFGHILDDFPDNLPGANGTQRMVYHDQDMEVLAAITVMKSNDDWFLVVSQEKEEAIESIFMIRLVFTLVVIAGLISIIFIGYLTSNILLRKIRQADEKKCVIDEQLIQSQKLAAIGQLSSGVAHEINNPLAVIGEEAGWLQDLMEKDGADDFKHAEEFRDSLGAITEQVRRCKEITHKLLSFARKMDSYINEVKLQEIIDEVVDMREQDAFLDNIIIEKKYSQNIPKINSEPYLLRQLFLNLLNNALDAVGKDGKVKFTIGMAGKDRVMVRLEDSGVGIPKENLGKIFDPFFTTKPPGKGTGLGLSICHGIITKLGGDIRVESTVGKGTTVTVILPPDPPDNVKARAGEMDDAGIVSGSQTY; encoded by the coding sequence ATGGCGGATCATTATCAACCTACCTATTCATGGATTCGCCGGCATATTACCCTGGTTATCTTCCTGGTCCTGTTCATCCCTTTTCTTCTGGTGGTTACCCTGGTCTATTTCACAGGCTACCAGTACATCAAAAAGTGTATTTCCGAGCAGGCAGGTTTCACTCTACATGACACTGCGGTTGAATTAAGGTCTGAAGTTGATTCTCAGATTACCGGACTCATCAAGACCCTGACCTTTATTGCTGAAGCTGAAACCCTGGACGGACTCAGGGATGAGGAGAACCTGAAAAATGTCTTTGCCAGGCTTGAAAGGGAATCAGGCCAGGTGTTTCAGGATCTGGCAGTACTTTCTTCCCAGGGAGAAGTGATTTCCAGTGTCTTGCCTTATGGCATGGAGCAGTTTGATTACAGCCGGGAAAAGTGGTTTGACAGGGCTTGCATGGACAAATTTATTGTCAGTGACGTCTACCCGGATTCCAGGATGAATCCTTTCTTTGTGGTTACTGCCAGACATGACCGCTGTGATGACTCAGCCATCCTCAGGGCTTCGGTAAATGGTTTGTGGCTAAGCTCTTTTGTTGAAGATGTAAGGATAGGCAAGACAGGAGAGGCTTTCATCATTAACCGGCAAGGCGCGGCTCAGACCAGATCCAGGATGGGCAAAGACTTTGGACATATCCTTGATGATTTTCCGGATAACCTTCCCGGAGCCAACGGAACCCAGAGGATGGTCTACCATGATCAGGACATGGAAGTCCTGGCCGCTATAACCGTCATGAAAAGCAATGATGATTGGTTCCTGGTGGTCAGCCAGGAAAAAGAAGAGGCCATAGAAAGCATCTTCATGATCAGGCTGGTCTTTACTCTGGTGGTGATTGCCGGACTGATATCCATTATATTCATAGGCTATCTGACCTCGAATATTCTGCTCAGGAAGATACGTCAGGCTGATGAAAAAAAATGTGTCATTGATGAACAGCTTATCCAGTCCCAGAAGCTGGCTGCCATAGGCCAGCTCTCCTCAGGAGTGGCTCATGAAATCAACAACCCTCTGGCGGTCATCGGTGAAGAAGCAGGCTGGCTTCAGGACCTCATGGAAAAGGACGGGGCTGATGATTTCAAACATGCCGAGGAATTCCGGGATTCCCTGGGAGCCATAACTGAGCAGGTGCGCAGGTGTAAGGAAATTACTCACAAGCTGCTCAGCTTTGCTCGAAAGATGGACTCATATATCAATGAAGTAAAACTCCAGGAAATCATTGATGAAGTGGTGGATATGAGGGAGCAGGATGCATTTCTGGACAATATAATCATTGAAAAAAAATATAGCCAGAATATACCCAAAATCAACAGTGAACCATACCTGCTGCGCCAGCTTTTTCTGAACCTCCTGAACAATGCATTAGACGCAGTTGGCAAGGATGGTAAGGTCAAGTTTACCATTGGCATGGCTGGAAAGGACAGGGTCATGGTCAGACTGGAAGACAGCGGGGTTGGCATTCCCAAGGAGAATCTGGGCAAGATTTTTGATCCGTTTTTTACCACCAAACCTCCAGGCAAAGGAACCGGTCTGGGCCTTTCCATCTGTCACGGTATCATCACCAAGCTGGGTGGGGATATTAGGGTTGAGAGCACGGTTGGCAAAGGAACCACGGTCACGGTCATCCTCCCTCCTGACCCGCCTGACAATGTCAAGGCCAGGGCAGGAGAAATGGATGATGCAGGTATTGTGTCCGGAAGCCAGACTTACTAG
- a CDS encoding response regulator — translation MTLKKDLTKNAPRILLVDDEDRFRTTLKKRLSTRHHQVLDASNGLRALEIVRETPVDVVVLDVRMPGLSGLETLTEMKKIAPDIEVILLTGHASIDPAIEGMRLGAFDYLMKPCDIEDLMIKIESAYETKQARVDKSGSKQGAWSD, via the coding sequence ATGACCCTTAAAAAAGATTTGACCAAAAACGCACCCAGGATACTTCTTGTTGATGACGAGGACCGGTTTAGAACAACTTTGAAAAAGAGGCTGTCCACCAGACACCATCAGGTTCTGGACGCCTCCAATGGGTTGAGGGCTCTGGAGATTGTCAGGGAGACTCCAGTTGATGTCGTGGTTCTGGATGTACGTATGCCAGGCCTCAGCGGACTGGAAACCCTGACCGAGATGAAGAAGATTGCCCCGGATATCGAGGTGATCCTGCTGACCGGCCACGCTTCCATTGATCCGGCCATTGAGGGTATGCGCCTGGGAGCCTTTGATTATCTCATGAAACCCTGCGATATAGAAGATCTGATGATAAAAATTGAAAGTGCTTATGAAACAAAGCAGGCCAGAGTGGATAAATCAGGCTCAAAACAAGGTGCCTGGAGCGATTGA
- a CDS encoding SLC13 family permease has translation MSDRALDQNQGEIVIEEHPEAPRQSGKSIIIKCSIAVLLGLLVYALPTPDNLSIEGHRLLALLVTCLILWTTEAIPIGITALCVGGGMIMFDIVGRNDAWTPYANPAVMFVLMIIMFGVVLNEVGLARRLMYHLLRLAGTNVKKLSFILAVGCTMLATILHDATVTVVMVFAFVPVFMAMGMKPGQGHDLPKFFLILIPLAASAGGFGTMIGGGRNPLAVEILYRYTQQETGEGRVIGFLEYLIIQFPICFFTAVATWAVVYFLFRPKEKELVGVKLEYPGPLRGAELGVALVFVGAFVLWFMGDLTGWHVSVPAVLAMIGFCAPGWVSFRTICDKFPWESWIVFGAGVSLGLALLKTGAGQFLAEACLPLLEGRNDFIVFYGLGFFGSFLSSLMSNSAAVALTLPITLPMAEMLGMSPVAVALLAPMTTSFIMLVIGCPPTIIAYSSGYFTQVDFIKVAVPWCLILLVVAVVGVLFYWPLIGIAAH, from the coding sequence ATGTCTGATAGAGCATTGGATCAAAACCAGGGTGAGATAGTAATTGAAGAGCATCCTGAAGCACCCAGGCAGTCGGGCAAGAGCATTATCATCAAGTGCTCCATTGCCGTGTTGCTGGGTCTGCTTGTTTATGCCCTTCCCACACCGGATAACCTGTCCATTGAAGGACACAGGCTGCTGGCTCTGCTGGTAACCTGCCTGATTCTCTGGACCACCGAGGCCATCCCCATCGGTATTACAGCCCTTTGCGTTGGAGGAGGGATGATCATGTTCGACATTGTGGGCAGAAACGACGCCTGGACGCCCTATGCCAACCCGGCAGTCATGTTCGTGCTCATGATCATCATGTTCGGGGTGGTGCTCAACGAGGTGGGGCTGGCCAGACGTTTGATGTATCATCTTCTGCGGCTGGCCGGGACCAATGTCAAGAAGCTGAGCTTCATCCTGGCCGTGGGCTGCACCATGCTGGCCACCATACTGCATGATGCAACCGTGACCGTTGTCATGGTCTTTGCATTTGTGCCGGTTTTCATGGCCATGGGTATGAAGCCCGGGCAGGGGCATGATCTGCCCAAGTTTTTCCTGATTCTGATCCCTTTGGCAGCTTCAGCAGGTGGATTCGGGACCATGATCGGCGGAGGGCGAAATCCCCTGGCGGTTGAGATCCTTTACCGCTATACTCAGCAGGAAACAGGAGAAGGCAGGGTCATTGGTTTTCTGGAATACCTGATTATCCAGTTTCCCATCTGCTTTTTTACAGCAGTGGCAACCTGGGCTGTGGTCTACTTTTTGTTCCGGCCCAAGGAAAAGGAGCTGGTCGGTGTCAAGCTGGAGTACCCGGGACCGTTGCGCGGGGCAGAACTGGGTGTGGCCCTGGTTTTTGTGGGTGCCTTTGTGCTCTGGTTCATGGGGGACCTGACCGGATGGCATGTGAGTGTGCCTGCTGTATTGGCCATGATCGGATTCTGCGCTCCGGGCTGGGTGTCCTTCAGGACCATTTGTGACAAGTTTCCCTGGGAGTCCTGGATTGTGTTCGGGGCAGGTGTATCTCTGGGTCTTGCCCTGCTTAAGACCGGAGCTGGACAGTTTCTTGCCGAGGCCTGCCTGCCGCTTCTGGAAGGAAGAAATGATTTTATCGTATTCTACGGTCTTGGATTTTTCGGATCATTTCTGTCCAGCCTCATGAGCAACTCAGCTGCAGTGGCTCTGACTCTGCCCATAACCCTGCCCATGGCAGAAATGCTTGGGATGTCGCCGGTGGCGGTAGCTCTGCTGGCTCCCATGACCACCTCCTTCATCATGCTGGTCATTGGCTGCCCTCCGACCATTATAGCCTACAGCTCCGGATACTTCACTCAGGTGGATTTTATCAAGGTGGCTGTGCCCTGGTGTCTGATCCTGCTGGTGGTGGCGGTTGTGGGGGTACTTTTTTACTGGCCCCTGATCGGGATTGCAGCCCATTAA